One Mycolicibacterium crocinum DNA window includes the following coding sequences:
- the eccCa gene encoding type VII secretion protein EccCa, producing the protein MSRLIFEAGRRLPAPKTNKGTIAIEPPPELPRVVPASLLRRALPFLIVILIVGMIVAMVATGLKLISAQTLFFPFVLLLAATALYRGTDNKMRTEEVDAERADYLRYLSVIRDNVRTEAAAQRDALLWSHPDPAALTAVPGSRRQWERDPHDSDFLVLRVGLHDIPLATTLRVKDTADEIDLEPVSHSALRALLDTQRTIRDAPRGIDLKAVSRITVHGDAEEVRAALRAWLAQAVTWHDAASLGIALASRDLESPTWSWLKWLPHSDIPGQLDGCGPARYLAATTDDLIASLGPALADRPLFGVDAGDPLRHLLVVVDDPAHAPEDSVLATGWSGVTVIYTATEDSAPRPGHYADPERPVLRLTGGVIQRWESDGWQTYVTRADQMAQADAVHLARGLARWDSNPTHAGLRSPATRGASFTTLMGIPDASALDIADVWAPRSRDEELRVPIGVTATGVPLYFDLKDEAEGGMGPHGLMIGMTGSGKSQTLMSILLSLLTTHPADRLIVIYVDFKGEAGADIFRNFPQVVAVISNMAEKKSLADRFADTLRGEVARRESLLRDAGRRVQGSAFGSVAEYEAARPAAEAVGIELPPLPTLFVVADEFTLMLAEHPEYAELFDYVARKGRSFRIHILFASQTLDIGRIRDIDKNTSYRIGLKVASPAASRQIIGVEDAYHIESGKEHKGVGFLVPAPGAAPIKFRSTYVDGIYDPPRPVTSYIVPSAPEPVAFTAGPAALNEDVVMLSDHEIEPAVPRKLITTIGDQLAQYGPKAPALWLPPLDEPIELDEVLARANVPTRQWQWPLGEIDLPFEMRRDPLIFDATSSAGNMVIHGGAKSGKSTALQTFVLSAAQLHSPRDVTFYVLDYGGGRLRGLEDLAHVGSVASPLEPELIRRTFGELEQLLRSRQRNAGHQGTYSDSYGEVFLVIDNLYAFGRDNTDQFNTRNPLLAVVTELANTGLAHGIHVVITTPNWLEVPLAMRDGLGLRLELRLPDPRDSNVRVTDSLRRPAESVPHDQPGRGLTMAGEHFLFAEPDLARIPAINAAYPGVRAPSVRLLPAELDPLVVAPLYRGGERVVLGQREFDLGAVVHDFAEHPLLMVLGDGKTGKTTLLRHVIRTIRDNSDAADVAFTVFDRRLHLVDEPLFPDNEYSANIDRVTPAVMGLSALLEQRRPPAGLTAAELSAWDYRRTGSAHTHYLIIDDVDQIPDGPAMSGPYAGHRPWTPILGLLSAAGDLGLRVIVTGRAGGSAHALMTNALLRRMSDLQAAVLMLSGNPADGAKIRGHRFTRLPTGRGMLLGDADGVDYVQLVNPFAHAHSASHARHTEEDPT; encoded by the coding sequence ATGAGCCGGCTGATCTTCGAGGCGGGCCGGCGGCTGCCGGCTCCCAAAACCAATAAGGGCACCATCGCCATCGAGCCGCCGCCCGAGCTGCCGCGAGTGGTACCGGCATCACTGCTGCGCAGGGCGCTGCCCTTCCTGATCGTCATTCTGATCGTAGGCATGATCGTGGCGATGGTGGCCACCGGATTGAAACTCATTTCGGCGCAAACCCTGTTCTTCCCCTTCGTGCTGCTGCTCGCCGCCACGGCGCTCTACCGCGGAACCGACAACAAGATGCGCACCGAGGAGGTCGACGCCGAACGCGCGGACTATCTGCGCTATCTGTCGGTGATCCGGGACAACGTGCGCACCGAGGCGGCCGCGCAACGCGACGCGCTGCTGTGGTCGCACCCCGATCCCGCCGCCTTGACCGCCGTTCCCGGATCGCGAAGGCAATGGGAGCGCGACCCGCACGACAGTGACTTCCTGGTGCTGCGCGTCGGGCTGCACGACATCCCGCTGGCCACCACGCTGCGGGTCAAGGACACCGCCGACGAGATCGATCTGGAGCCGGTGTCGCACAGCGCACTACGTGCCCTGCTCGACACGCAGCGCACCATCCGGGACGCGCCGCGGGGCATCGACCTGAAGGCGGTGTCACGGATCACTGTTCACGGTGATGCCGAGGAGGTCAGGGCCGCGCTGCGGGCATGGCTGGCTCAGGCCGTCACCTGGCACGACGCGGCGTCGCTGGGAATCGCGCTGGCGAGCCGGGACCTGGAGTCGCCGACGTGGAGCTGGCTGAAATGGCTGCCGCACAGCGATATCCCCGGGCAGCTGGACGGCTGCGGTCCCGCCCGCTATCTGGCGGCGACCACCGACGATCTGATCGCCTCTCTCGGCCCCGCGCTGGCCGACCGCCCGTTGTTCGGTGTCGACGCGGGAGATCCGTTGCGGCATCTGCTGGTGGTGGTCGACGATCCGGCGCACGCACCGGAGGATTCGGTGCTGGCCACCGGTTGGTCGGGGGTCACGGTGATCTACACCGCCACAGAAGACTCCGCGCCGCGGCCGGGGCACTACGCCGACCCGGAACGGCCGGTATTGCGGCTCACCGGCGGCGTGATCCAGCGGTGGGAGAGTGACGGTTGGCAGACCTATGTCACCCGCGCCGACCAGATGGCACAGGCCGACGCCGTGCATCTCGCGCGCGGCCTGGCGCGCTGGGACTCCAACCCGACCCATGCCGGCCTGCGTTCGCCGGCCACCAGAGGTGCGAGCTTCACCACGCTGATGGGGATCCCGGACGCCTCGGCACTCGACATCGCCGACGTATGGGCGCCGCGGTCACGCGACGAGGAGCTGCGGGTACCCATCGGCGTCACCGCGACCGGCGTGCCGCTGTACTTCGACCTCAAGGACGAAGCCGAAGGCGGGATGGGCCCGCACGGTCTGATGATCGGTATGACGGGTTCCGGCAAGTCCCAGACGCTGATGTCGATTCTGTTGTCGCTGTTGACAACCCACCCGGCCGACCGGCTCATCGTGATCTACGTCGACTTCAAGGGTGAGGCCGGTGCCGACATCTTCCGCAACTTCCCTCAGGTCGTCGCGGTCATCTCCAATATGGCGGAGAAGAAGTCACTGGCCGACCGGTTCGCCGACACGCTGCGCGGTGAGGTCGCTCGCCGGGAGAGTCTGTTGCGCGACGCCGGACGCCGCGTGCAGGGCAGTGCGTTCGGATCGGTCGCCGAATACGAGGCCGCGAGGCCCGCTGCCGAAGCTGTCGGCATCGAACTGCCGCCACTGCCAACGCTATTCGTGGTCGCCGACGAGTTCACCCTGATGCTGGCCGAGCACCCCGAATACGCCGAACTGTTCGACTACGTCGCCCGCAAAGGCCGGTCGTTCCGAATCCACATTCTGTTCGCGTCGCAGACCCTGGACATCGGCCGCATCCGCGACATCGACAAGAACACGTCCTACCGGATCGGCCTCAAGGTGGCCAGCCCCGCGGCATCGCGGCAGATCATCGGTGTCGAGGACGCTTATCACATCGAATCGGGCAAGGAGCACAAGGGAGTCGGGTTTCTGGTGCCCGCGCCGGGTGCCGCCCCGATCAAGTTTCGCAGCACCTACGTCGACGGAATCTACGATCCCCCACGACCGGTCACCTCGTATATCGTCCCGTCGGCACCCGAACCGGTGGCGTTCACCGCAGGCCCGGCCGCCCTCAACGAGGACGTCGTGATGTTGTCCGATCACGAGATCGAACCGGCGGTGCCGCGCAAGCTGATCACCACGATTGGGGATCAGCTGGCCCAGTATGGGCCGAAAGCGCCGGCGCTGTGGCTGCCCCCGCTTGACGAGCCGATCGAGCTGGACGAGGTGCTCGCCCGTGCCAACGTGCCGACACGACAGTGGCAGTGGCCGCTCGGTGAGATCGACCTGCCGTTCGAGATGCGACGGGATCCGTTGATCTTCGACGCGACGTCGTCGGCGGGCAACATGGTGATCCACGGCGGTGCCAAGTCTGGGAAGTCCACGGCCCTGCAGACATTCGTGCTGTCCGCGGCGCAGTTGCACTCGCCACGCGATGTCACGTTCTACGTGCTCGACTACGGGGGCGGCCGGCTGCGCGGCCTGGAGGACCTGGCCCATGTGGGCAGTGTGGCCTCGCCGCTCGAGCCGGAGCTGATCCGGCGCACCTTCGGCGAGCTGGAACAGTTGTTGCGTTCGCGGCAACGCAACGCCGGACACCAGGGGACGTACTCCGATTCCTACGGGGAGGTGTTCCTCGTGATCGACAACCTGTACGCGTTCGGGCGCGACAACACCGACCAGTTCAACACCCGCAACCCCCTGCTGGCCGTCGTCACCGAGCTCGCCAATACCGGGTTGGCGCACGGTATTCACGTGGTGATCACCACACCGAACTGGCTGGAAGTGCCGCTGGCGATGCGCGACGGTCTCGGCCTGCGTCTGGAACTGCGCCTGCCCGACCCGCGCGACAGCAATGTGCGGGTCACCGACTCCCTGCGCCGGCCCGCCGAATCGGTACCACACGACCAACCGGGCCGTGGCCTGACCATGGCGGGGGAGCACTTCTTGTTCGCCGAACCGGACCTGGCTCGGATACCGGCGATCAATGCGGCTTACCCGGGAGTGCGCGCGCCGTCGGTGCGCCTGCTGCCCGCCGAACTGGACCCTCTCGTAGTGGCGCCGCTGTATCGCGGTGGTGAGCGAGTGGTACTGGGACAGCGGGAGTTCGACCTGGGCGCGGTGGTGCACGATTTTGCCGAGCACCCGTTGTTGATGGTGCTGGGTGACGGCAAGACGGGCAAGACCACCCTGCTGCGGCACGTCATCCGCACCATCCGCGACAACTCGGACGCCGCGGACGTCGCGTTCACGGTCTTCGATCGTCGTCTGCACCTCGTCGACGAGCCCCTCTTCCCCGACAACGAGTACAGCGCCAACATCGACCGTGTCACGCCTGCCGTGATGGGACTCTCGGCACTACTCGAGCAGCGTCGACCACCGGCGGGTTTGACCGCCGCTGAACTGTCGGCGTGGGACTACCGCCGCACCGGCTCCGCGCACACTCACTACCTGATCATCGACGACGTCGACCAGATTCCCGACGGCCCGGCGATGAGCGGACCGTATGCCGGACACCGTCCGTGGACGCCGATACTCGGATTACTCTCGGCAGCAGGTGATCTCGGCCTACGAGTTATCGTCACCGGTCGGGCGGGCGGATCGGCGCACGCCCTGATGACGAACGCGCTAC